A genome region from Deinococcus betulae includes the following:
- a CDS encoding ketosteroid isomerase-related protein, producing MTAQTETVIRQYYAAFNAADPAGMLALLSEDVRHDINEGGTELGRAAFSAFLARMDRHYREQVTDLVVMVGEGGARASAEFVIQGTYLYTDHGLPEARGQTYTLPVGAFFEVQGGLISRVTNYYNLADWTRQVSA from the coding sequence ATGACCGCCCAGACCGAGACAGTCATTCGTCAGTACTACGCTGCTTTCAACGCCGCCGACCCCGCTGGCATGCTGGCCCTGCTGAGCGAGGATGTGCGTCACGACATCAACGAGGGCGGCACCGAACTGGGCCGCGCCGCCTTCAGCGCCTTTCTGGCCCGAATGGACCGGCACTACCGCGAGCAGGTCACCGACCTGGTGGTGATGGTCGGCGAAGGCGGCGCGCGCGCCAGCGCCGAGTTTGTTATTCAGGGCACCTACCTGTACACCGACCACGGGCTGCCCGAGGCGCGTGGACAGACCTATACCCTGCCGGTGGGCGCCTTTTTCGAGGTGCAGGGCGGCCTCATCTCCCGCGTCACCAACTACTACAACCTGGCCGACTGGACGCGGCAGGTTTCCGCTTGA
- a CDS encoding GNAT family N-acetyltransferase — MTLKVTPLRGPELAAHLPELARLRVTVFREYPYLYAGSADYEETYLRPLLQTPDALVVLAWDGAAVVGASSALPLTQETEALQRPLLNSPYDPAKVLYLGESVLLPEYRGRGLGHAFFDHREAHAAQLGLGVTAFCAVQRPEQHPARPQPERSLHAFWAARGYREHPELAATLHWPEIPPPLGTGQDTAHPMHFWVRA, encoded by the coding sequence TTGACCCTGAAGGTCACGCCGCTGCGCGGCCCCGAGCTGGCTGCACATCTGCCGGAACTCGCGCGGCTGCGTGTCACGGTGTTCCGCGAATACCCCTATCTGTATGCCGGCAGCGCCGACTACGAGGAAACGTATCTGCGGCCCCTGCTCCAGACGCCAGACGCCCTGGTCGTCCTGGCATGGGACGGCGCGGCGGTGGTGGGGGCCAGCAGCGCCCTGCCGCTGACCCAGGAAACAGAAGCCTTGCAGCGGCCCCTGCTGAATTCGCCCTATGACCCGGCAAAGGTGCTGTACCTGGGCGAGAGCGTGCTGCTGCCCGAGTACCGGGGGCGGGGCCTGGGCCACGCTTTTTTTGACCACCGTGAGGCCCACGCGGCGCAGCTGGGGCTGGGTGTCACGGCCTTTTGCGCGGTGCAGCGCCCCGAACAGCACCCCGCGCGGCCTCAGCCCGAGCGCTCCCTGCACGCCTTCTGGGCGGCGCGGGGCTACCGCGAACACCCCGAACTGGCCGCCACCCTGCACTGGCCCGAGATTCCGCCGCCGCTCGGCACCGGCCAGGACACGGCGCACCCCATGCACTTCTGGGTCCGGGCCTAA
- a CDS encoding VC0807 family protein — protein MSQAAPTSAPRARIPKTVWDLIFTLLIPIVILTPNILGSGISVADQVFGGGTAGNIRAYLLAALVPVAYVLWDLLVNRNVSPVALLGGAGAIFSGALAFWYVDGFWYAVKDSARSYLMGLLFLISAATSVPLFRVFLDASSIGESPEHRAATGAAVRDPQVHRGLVLGTVVFAVVDLIGGVVNSVVNYARVTAKFGTDAFNAQVAEVNAIMRVPGLAISLAGVFAAIWLVQRAVKARYGQDASLFEPAKLTAAMRRRGEAPEPAAGS, from the coding sequence ATGAGTCAAGCGGCCCCTACTTCCGCCCCCCGCGCGCGCATCCCTAAAACCGTCTGGGACCTGATCTTCACCCTCCTGATTCCCATCGTCATCCTCACTCCCAATATCCTGGGCAGCGGCATCAGCGTGGCCGACCAGGTGTTCGGCGGCGGCACGGCGGGCAACATCCGTGCCTATCTGCTGGCGGCGCTGGTGCCGGTGGCTTACGTGCTGTGGGACCTGCTGGTGAATCGCAACGTCAGCCCGGTGGCGCTGCTGGGCGGGGCCGGGGCCATCTTCAGCGGCGCGCTGGCTTTCTGGTACGTGGACGGTTTCTGGTACGCCGTCAAGGACAGCGCGCGGTCCTACCTCATGGGCCTGCTGTTTCTGATCAGTGCGGCGACCAGCGTGCCGCTGTTCCGGGTGTTTCTGGATGCCAGTTCGATCGGCGAGAGCCCAGAACACCGCGCGGCCACCGGGGCGGCGGTGCGTGACCCCCAGGTTCACCGGGGCCTGGTGCTGGGCACCGTGGTCTTCGCGGTGGTGGACCTGATCGGCGGTGTAGTGAACAGCGTCGTCAACTACGCCCGCGTGACGGCCAAGTTTGGCACCGACGCCTTTAACGCCCAGGTCGCCGAGGTGAACGCCATCATGCGCGTGCCCGGCCTGGCCATCAGCCTGGCGGGCGTGTTTGCCGCCATCTGGCTGGTGCAGCGCGCCGTTAAGGCCCGGTATGGCCAGGACGCCAGCCTGTTCGAACCCGCCAAGCTGACCGCCGCGATGCGCCGGCGCGGTGAGGCCCCCGAACCAGCGGCCGGCAGTTGA
- a CDS encoding YkgJ family cysteine cluster protein gives MAPRSVLVTACTACGACCAAPDIHALGKPLGVPCVHLGTDTGQGCLCAVYADRPAVCRSYQPDWVCGDVAPLPTLEARTARFLQIYGLEVEGGP, from the coding sequence ATGGCGCCGCGCAGTGTGCTGGTCACGGCTTGCACGGCGTGCGGGGCCTGCTGCGCCGCGCCCGATATTCACGCGCTGGGCAAGCCGCTGGGCGTGCCGTGTGTGCACCTGGGCACCGACACCGGCCAGGGGTGCCTGTGCGCCGTGTACGCCGACCGGCCTGCGGTGTGCCGCAGCTATCAGCCCGACTGGGTGTGCGGCGACGTCGCGCCGCTGCCGACCCTGGAGGCGCGCACCGCCCGTTTCCTTCAGATTTACGGTCTGGAGGTTGAGGGAGGACCGTGA
- a CDS encoding pyridoxal phosphate-dependent aminotransferase produces MTTESAAAPAGVREAVRRVPAYPFTPTNEPIKLDQNENPYDFPAELKAEALSRMAARDWNRYPDLHADELRRRIGVYEDWPEAGVVVTPGSNVLIKLLTELAGIGQTVLTVSPTFSVYTLEAQLLGARLIEVPLNEDFSLPVAALKAELKRHEPGVLYITQPHAPTGVVDSAAAVRELAEAAGDWVVVLDEAYHQYSGTDFRDLARAGQGRLSLRTFSKAWGLAGLRLGYALTSPELATQLQKLVPAFNVSTLTQAALEVALEQPAYVQARVQEGVQERERVLAALAGHPTCQALPSQANFFLLRTPDAAAAYTQLRARGIVTRRQDSFPGLAGCLRVAIGTPAENDALIAAVNDLG; encoded by the coding sequence ATGACGACAGAATCCGCTGCTGCCCCCGCCGGGGTGCGCGAGGCCGTGCGGCGCGTGCCGGCCTATCCGTTCACGCCGACCAATGAACCCATCAAGCTCGACCAGAACGAAAACCCCTACGACTTTCCGGCCGAGCTGAAGGCTGAGGCCCTGTCGCGTATGGCGGCCCGCGACTGGAACCGGTATCCCGACCTGCACGCCGACGAGCTGCGCCGCCGCATTGGCGTGTATGAGGACTGGCCCGAAGCGGGCGTGGTGGTCACGCCGGGCAGCAACGTCCTGATCAAGCTGCTGACCGAGCTGGCCGGCATCGGGCAGACCGTCCTGACCGTCAGTCCCACGTTCAGCGTCTATACCCTGGAGGCGCAGCTGCTGGGCGCCCGGCTGATCGAGGTGCCGCTGAATGAGGACTTCAGCCTGCCCGTCGCCGCCCTGAAAGCCGAACTGAAGCGTCACGAGCCGGGCGTGCTGTACATCACCCAGCCGCACGCGCCCACGGGTGTGGTGGACAGCGCCGCAGCCGTACGCGAGCTGGCCGAGGCGGCGGGCGACTGGGTGGTCGTGCTGGACGAGGCCTATCACCAGTACAGCGGCACCGACTTCCGTGACCTGGCCCGCGCGGGCCAGGGCCGCCTGAGCCTGCGCACCTTCAGCAAGGCCTGGGGGCTGGCGGGCCTGCGCCTGGGCTACGCCCTGACCAGCCCGGAACTCGCCACGCAATTGCAAAAGCTGGTGCCCGCCTTCAATGTCAGTACGCTGACCCAGGCCGCCCTGGAAGTGGCCCTGGAGCAGCCCGCCTATGTGCAGGCCCGCGTGCAGGAAGGGGTGCAGGAGCGCGAGCGGGTCCTGGCCGCCCTGGCAGGTCACCCCACCTGTCAGGCGTTGCCCAGCCAGGCAAACTTCTTTCTGCTGCGCACGCCAGATGCGGCGGCCGCCTACACGCAGCTGCGCGCGCGCGGCATCGTCACGCGGCGTCAGGACAGCTTTCCGGGTCTGGCTGGCTGCCTGCGCGTCGCCATCGGCACCCCCGCCGAGAACGACGCCCTGATTGCCGCCGTGAACGACCTGGGGTGA
- a CDS encoding TetR/AcrR family transcriptional regulator: protein MTDTPKPRREQILDSASRLFSERGYHATSMRDLAGELGMQGGSLYAHISSKEELLIEIVNQASRQFDEALFTLRGDPRPADAKLREAMYRHIRVVADNMDSATVFFHEWKHLSPEAYDRVTGWRDTIDAFYRELITQGVQEGYFRPELDIKMTAYLVLSAVNWAYTWYRPGGTLAPRDVAEQFADMLLLGLRPAHAAQEAQP, encoded by the coding sequence ATGACCGACACCCCCAAACCCCGCCGCGAGCAGATTCTCGACTCGGCCAGCCGCCTGTTTTCCGAGCGCGGCTATCACGCGACCAGCATGCGCGACCTGGCCGGCGAACTGGGCATGCAGGGCGGCAGCCTCTACGCCCATATTTCGAGCAAAGAAGAGCTGCTGATCGAAATCGTGAACCAGGCGTCGCGGCAGTTTGACGAGGCGCTGTTTACACTGCGGGGCGACCCCAGGCCTGCCGACGCCAAACTGCGGGAGGCCATGTACCGCCACATCCGCGTGGTGGCCGACAATATGGACAGCGCCACGGTGTTTTTTCACGAATGGAAGCACCTGTCCCCCGAGGCCTACGACCGCGTCACCGGCTGGCGCGACACCATTGACGCCTTTTACCGCGAGCTGATTACCCAGGGCGTGCAGGAAGGCTATTTTCGCCCCGAACTGGACATCAAGATGACGGCGTATCTGGTGCTGTCGGCCGTCAACTGGGCCTATACCTGGTATCGCCCCGGCGGCACCCTGGCCCCACGGGACGTGGCCGAACAGTTTGCCGACATGCTGCTGCTGGGTCTGCGGCCTGCACATGCCGCCCAGGAGGCCCAGCCATGA
- a CDS encoding PadR family transcriptional regulator: MPLHDGDLELALLTLLSGQERYGLDLAKELREVTGGDLDLNAGTLYPALHRLERRGWLRSSTRPSPRGGHALRYYALTDEGARAFQAKRDAYRRWHHGLITRWGNS, from the coding sequence ATGCCTCTGCACGATGGTGACCTCGAACTTGCGCTGCTCACGCTGCTGTCAGGACAGGAGCGGTATGGCCTGGACCTCGCCAAGGAACTCCGGGAGGTGACGGGAGGTGACCTGGACTTGAACGCTGGCACCCTCTACCCAGCCCTCCACCGCCTAGAGCGGCGTGGGTGGTTGCGCAGCTCCACTCGGCCTAGTCCCAGAGGGGGCCACGCCCTACGGTATTACGCCTTGACAGATGAGGGAGCCAGGGCTTTCCAGGCCAAACGCGACGCCTATCGCCGCTGGCATCATGGCCTTATTACGCGGTGGGGAAACTCGTGA
- a CDS encoding cation:proton antiporter — MLSAFAALLCVTALLAFVNERWVRLPTTVGVTLAGALASLVLIGLDRLGLPGLRGWATEVLQTLDFTTFVLNGILSVLLFAGALSLDTRQMLRQRGSILTLALFSTLISTALIGFAAYGVFRLVGLEVPLMWALLFGALISPTDPVAVLDLLKRAKVPAKIETLIAGESLFNDGVGVVVFLALASAAGLGGHGSGGDGASQTTTAGVLALFAQEALGGLAFGALLGGLGYLLVRSIEQHAVEVLITLALVVGGYVAAAALGVSGPLAMVVAGLMISLWRDQVFGDHTREHVLGFWETADQVLNILLFAFIGLDVLLTDVSGPLLLASALLIALSLGARWLSVALPFALVRAREGYAAYTVRLLTWGGLRGGIAISLALGLPESPYRTPVVTVTYAVVLFSIAVQGLTVMPVVKKAAAALEGERPVPSPPPS, encoded by the coding sequence ATGTTGAGTGCGTTTGCGGCCTTGCTGTGCGTCACGGCGCTGCTGGCTTTCGTCAATGAGCGCTGGGTGCGGCTGCCGACCACGGTGGGCGTCACGCTGGCCGGGGCGCTGGCCAGCCTTGTCCTGATTGGCCTGGATAGGCTGGGGCTGCCAGGTTTGCGCGGCTGGGCCACCGAGGTGCTGCAGACGCTGGACTTCACCACGTTTGTTCTGAACGGCATCCTCAGCGTGCTGCTGTTTGCCGGGGCGCTCAGTCTGGACACGCGCCAGATGCTGCGCCAGCGCGGCAGCATCCTGACCCTGGCCCTCTTCAGCACTCTGATCAGCACGGCGCTGATTGGCTTCGCCGCCTATGGGGTCTTCCGGCTGGTGGGTCTGGAGGTTCCCCTGATGTGGGCGCTGCTGTTCGGCGCACTGATTAGCCCCACGGACCCAGTCGCTGTCCTGGACCTGCTGAAACGCGCGAAGGTGCCCGCCAAGATTGAAACCCTGATTGCGGGCGAGAGCCTTTTCAATGACGGCGTGGGGGTGGTCGTGTTTCTGGCCCTGGCCAGTGCAGCGGGTCTGGGTGGGCACGGTTCAGGCGGTGATGGGGCAAGTCAGACCACCACAGCAGGTGTGCTGGCCCTGTTTGCGCAGGAGGCGCTGGGCGGCCTGGCTTTCGGCGCGCTGCTGGGCGGCCTGGGCTACTTGCTGGTGCGGTCCATCGAGCAGCACGCCGTCGAGGTTCTCATCACCCTGGCACTGGTGGTCGGGGGCTATGTGGCGGCGGCGGCGCTGGGGGTCAGTGGGCCACTGGCAATGGTGGTGGCGGGCCTGATGATCTCGCTGTGGCGCGATCAGGTCTTCGGTGACCACACGCGCGAGCATGTGCTGGGCTTCTGGGAGACCGCCGACCAGGTGCTGAATATCCTGCTGTTTGCCTTTATTGGGCTGGACGTGCTGCTGACCGATGTCAGCGGCCCGCTGCTGCTGGCCAGTGCCCTGCTCATCGCCCTGTCCCTGGGGGCGCGCTGGCTGAGCGTGGCGCTGCCCTTTGCGCTGGTGCGGGCGCGGGAAGGCTACGCCGCCTACACGGTGCGCCTGCTCACCTGGGGCGGCCTGCGCGGCGGCATCGCCATCAGCTTGGCGCTGGGCCTGCCCGAGAGCCCTTACCGCACGCCCGTGGTCACAGTCACCTACGCAGTGGTGCTCTTTTCCATCGCGGTGCAGGGCCTGACTGTCATGCCGGTGGTGAAAAAGGCAGCGGCGGCGCTGGAAGGGGAACGCCCAGTTCCTTCCCCCCCTCCATCCTGA